The following are encoded in a window of Hymenobacter volaticus genomic DNA:
- a CDS encoding response regulator produces the protein MTPLPCVLLIDDDTTTNFLNRTLLTRLGVAERILVAEDGEQALRNLNQYCLPPTPNCPVLILLDVNMPGMNGIEFLTEYQQLPLVEQQAIVIVMLTTSLHPRDVQRVEQLNLVAGFISKPLTSDKVQELLHTHFPSEPAA, from the coding sequence ATGACGCCCTTGCCGTGCGTGCTACTGATCGACGACGATACAACCACTAATTTTCTTAACCGCACGCTGCTTACCCGCTTAGGCGTGGCCGAACGCATCCTCGTTGCGGAAGATGGCGAACAGGCCCTACGCAACTTAAACCAGTACTGCTTGCCGCCCACGCCCAATTGTCCGGTACTCATCCTGCTCGACGTAAACATGCCCGGCATGAACGGCATCGAGTTCCTGACAGAATACCAGCAGTTGCCGCTCGTCGAGCAACAGGCCATCGTCATCGTGATGCTTACTACTTCGCTGCACCCGCGCGACGTGCAGCGCGTCGAGCAGCTTAACCTAGTAGCGGGTTTCATCAGCAAGCCCCTGACCTCGGATAAAGTTCAAGAGCTACTGCACACGCACTTTCCGTCGGAGCCAGCGGCGTAG
- the nagA gene encoding N-acetylglucosamine-6-phosphate deacetylase, whose amino-acid sequence MTYLLTNCQLYTGDDYLPGHAVLIEGQTIGAVLPPSQLPAGVPQVDARGQFVCPGFVDLQVYGGGGSAFGLTPSSSALAHLRQHTLHHGTTSFLPTVPTTTPAVLAQAVAAVRQALPTMPGLLGLHLEGPFLSAAKRGVHPVAYLVEPTLVSLRAFLHQTQGAVRLLTVAPEVLGSAEQALLRTSGVVLSAGHSNATYEQGMDAFAHGFSVATHLFNGMSAFTSREPGLVGAIYDHPTVPASIVVDGRHCAYASVRISKRLLGERLFLISDATDVGGEGAYAFYRQADHFVDASGTLAGSGLTLLRAVRNCVQHVGLSLAESLRMASLYPARVLGLAHELGRVAPGYRADLCVFDATFTAQATILAGQLQWHREALEPTKPAT is encoded by the coding sequence ATGACCTATCTACTTACGAACTGCCAACTCTATACGGGAGACGACTACTTACCCGGGCATGCCGTGCTCATCGAGGGGCAAACCATTGGCGCCGTGCTTCCCCCTTCGCAGCTACCGGCAGGCGTGCCGCAAGTTGATGCTCGTGGACAGTTCGTCTGTCCCGGTTTCGTTGATCTACAAGTCTATGGCGGTGGCGGTAGCGCCTTTGGCCTAACCCCGTCGTCATCTGCCTTAGCGCATCTGCGTCAGCATACGTTGCACCACGGTACGACCAGTTTTTTGCCTACCGTGCCCACCACTACGCCTGCTGTCCTAGCGCAAGCCGTCGCCGCCGTTCGGCAGGCCCTGCCCACGATGCCTGGTTTGTTGGGGCTGCACCTGGAAGGCCCGTTTTTGAGTGCTGCTAAACGAGGCGTGCATCCGGTCGCGTACTTGGTTGAGCCCACACTAGTTAGCCTGCGCGCCTTTCTGCACCAAACCCAAGGGGCTGTGCGTCTACTCACCGTGGCGCCCGAAGTGCTAGGGTCCGCCGAACAGGCTCTGCTGCGCACAAGCGGAGTAGTGCTATCGGCCGGACATTCCAACGCCACGTACGAGCAGGGCATGGACGCTTTCGCTCACGGGTTTTCAGTGGCCACTCACCTTTTCAATGGCATGTCGGCATTCACTAGCCGTGAACCCGGTTTAGTGGGTGCCATATACGACCACCCAACCGTGCCCGCTAGCATCGTCGTTGATGGACGCCACTGCGCCTATGCCAGCGTGCGCATTAGCAAACGGCTGCTGGGCGAGCGGCTCTTTCTTATCAGTGATGCCACCGATGTGGGCGGGGAGGGCGCCTACGCGTTTTACCGCCAAGCCGACCATTTTGTGGATGCCAGCGGCACACTGGCTGGCTCGGGGTTGACATTGCTACGTGCCGTACGCAATTGTGTGCAACATGTGGGGCTCTCGTTGGCCGAGAGCTTGCGCATGGCCTCGCTCTACCCGGCCCGGGTCCTGGGGTTAGCGCACGAGCTAGGCCGGGTGGCGCCGGGCTACCGAGCCGATTTATGTGTATTTGATGCCACTTTCACCGCGCAAGCCACCATCTTAGCTGGTCAGCTACAGTGGCACCGGGAAGCTCTCGAACCAACCAAGCCTGCAACTTGA